A DNA window from Nerophis ophidion isolate RoL-2023_Sa linkage group LG13, RoL_Noph_v1.0, whole genome shotgun sequence contains the following coding sequences:
- the LOC133564204 gene encoding olfactory receptor 13D1-like: MTNVTVLTFFYLTGLSHMTTKLRLLLFCATLLCYGAILLVNGVLIVTIVLEKKLHEPMYVFVCNLCVNSLYGTAAFYPKFLYDLLSDRHMISYFGCMLQLYVIYSYAATEFSILAVMAYDRCVAICRPLEYHAIMTKTWVVFLVAFSRLVPLFSQGISWVLTSKLQLCGSHIRKLYCENWSILTLSCNSIATNSTVGFIVIMFYVGYDIFIFCSYIQLIKLALRSKEGKKKFSQTCVPHLLCLLNVTVALLFDLMYTRYGSKSVDQNVSNFMAIQFLMIPPLLNPIIYGLKISRVRNNILKYFTKKMVV; this comes from the coding sequence ATGACAAACGTAACGGTGCTGACTTTCTTTTACCTAACAGGACTGAGTCATATGACGACAAAGCTGCGACTCCTTCTGTTTTGCGCCAcgctgttgtgctacggtgcgatTCTGCTGGTCAACGGCGTCCTCATCGTCACCATCGTACTGGAGAAAAAACTCCATGAACCCATGTACGTTTTCGTGTGCAATCTATGCGTTAATTCTCTGTATGGGACGGCTGCGTTTTACCCCAAATTCCTGTATGATCTCTTGTCTGACCGCCACATGATCTCTTATTTTGGCTGTATGTTGCAGCTCTATGTCATCTATTCCTACGCAGCGACAGAGTTCAGCATTTTAGCCGTGATGGCTTACGACCGATGCGTGGCCATATGTCGACCGCTGGAGTACCACGCTATCATGACTAAAACTTGGGTCGTGTTTTTGGTGGCCTTCTCCAGGCTTGTACCTCTGTTCAGCCAGGGTATATCGTGGGTGTTGACCTCCAAACTGCAGCTGTGCGGCTCCCACATACGGAAACTGTACTGCGAGAACTGGTCCATCCTGACACTGTCCTGCAATTCCATAGCAACCAACAGTACTGTCGGTTTCATCGTTATCATGTTCTACGTGGGATACGATATTTTCATCTTCTGTTCCTACATCCAGCTGATTAAGTTAGCTCTGAGGTCCAAAGAGGGGAAGAAGAAGTTCTCGCAGACGTGTGTGCCGCATCTGCTGTGTTTGCTGAACGTGACCGTGGCTTTGCTCTTTGACCTCATGTACACGCGGTACGGATCCAAATCCGTAGATCAGAATGTGAGTAACTTCATGGCCATCCAGTTCCTCATGATCCCACCTTTACTCAACCCTATTATTTACGGCCTTAAAATATCAAGGGTTCGCAATAATATTCTGAAATATTTTACAAAGAAAATGGTGGTTTAA
- the LOC133564203 gene encoding olfactory receptor 6N1-like, with product MENSSEIAFFVLSAYFHVGQIRYLYFVLLLLWYCSICVANTTLIVVIFVDRRLHEPMYMLLCNLLVNEISGSTSLYPLMLSQMFSELHRVPVSWCFLQMFYIYTSATVEFCSLAAMAYDRYFSICNPLRYTATMTTRRAAVIVLFVWLYSLSIYLISFVFVVNVKLCGNVINKVFCDHQLMAELACSVSVINSVIELLYVLMAFVFPFALVVVSYVEILVVCFSTSKENKLKAITTCTPHIFSMSNMFVGTTMTVCESKIEGILLTDRVRVFFSIYLLICQPMLTPFIYGLKLPKIRQSCKRFLGRKKVFFWQESH from the coding sequence ATGGAGAACTCAAGCGAGATTGCGTTCTTTGTCCTGAGCGCCTACTTCCACGTGGGACAGATACGCTACTTGTATTTTGTGCTGTTGCTGCTGTGGTACTGTTCCATATGTGTGGCCAACACTACGCTCATCGTGGTGATATTTGTGGACAGGAGGCTGCACGAGCCCATGTACATGCTGCTTTGTAACCTGCTGGTGAACGAGATCAGCGGCAGCACGTCTCTGTATCCTCTCATGCTCTCGCAGATGTTCTCCGAGCTCCACCGCGTGCCCGTGTCGTGGTGTTTCCTGCAGATGTTTTACATCTACACGTCCGCCACCGTGGAATTTTGCAGTCTGGCGGCCATGGCTTACGACCGCTACTTCTCCATCTGCAACCCCCTGCGTTACACCGCCACCATGACAACGAGGAGAGCGGCTGTCATCGTTCTGTTCGTCTGGTTGTATTCCTTGTCTATATACCTGATATCCTTCGTGTTTGTCGTCAATGTGAAACTTTGTGGCAACGTCATCAACAAGGTGTTTTGCGACCACCAATTAATGGCTGAACTGGCATGTTCGGTTTCAGTTATCAACAGTGTAATTGAACTTCTTTATGTCCTTATGGCCTTCGTCTTCCCGTTTGCTCTGGTCGTGGTGTCCTACGTGGAGATCCTGGTGGTTTGCTTCAGTACTTCCAAAGAGAACAAGCTGAAAGCCATCACCACCTGTACCCCGCACATTTTTTCCATGTCGAACATGTTTGTCGGCACAACTATGACCGTTTGCGAGAGCAAGATCGAAGGTATCCTTTTAACTGACAGAGTGCGTGTTTTCTTTTCCATATATCTGCTTATTTGTCAACCTATGCTCACCCCTTTTATTTACGGTTTGAAACTGCCCAAGATAAGACAGTCGTGCAAAAGATTTCTAGggcgcaaaaaagtatttttctggcAAGAATCTCATTAA
- the LOC133564205 gene encoding olfactory receptor 6N1-like, with the protein MENATSYFNLTMFVHTGPYRYPAFAVCLALYGFIVCANLVIILVICREKSLHEPMYIFIACLSFNSLYGSTGFFPRLLLDLLSDRHLISRVACFTQIYIVYTYASNELTGLSVMAYDRYVAVCQPLHYHAKMTAGRALSLAALAWVLPAFSLATCIYLSASLPLCGNRIQKVFCANWNVVKLSCVPTTLNNVVGMLVTVTTVFCPLVFVLYTYARIVKACWRRSAEFKGKVFQSCSAHVVTFVIFSITAFCDIALSRYDLEEMNPFAAVILSLEFVVIPPFLNPLVYGMKLPEIRRHISKLLGVTD; encoded by the coding sequence ATGGAAAACGCTACCTCGTACTTTAACCTGACCATGTTTGTCCACACCGGGCCTTACCGTTACCCGGCCTTCGCCGTGTGCCTGGCACTGTACGGCTTCATCGTGTGCGCCAACCTGGTCATCATCCTGGTGATCTGTCGCGAGAAGAGCCTCCACGAGCCCATGTACATCTTCATCGCCTGCCTGTCCTTCAATTCCCTCTACGGCTCCACCGGCTTCTTCCCCCGACTCCTCCTGGACCTGCTGTCCGACCGCCACCTCATCTCGCGCGTGGCCTGCTTCACGCAGATCTACATCGTCTACACCTACGCCTCCAACGAGCTGACCGGGCTCAGCGTCATGGCGTACGACCGCTACGTGGCCGTGTGCCAGCCGTTGCACTACCACGCCAAGATGACCGCCGGCAGGGCGTTGTCGCTGGCGGCGCTGGCGTGGGTGCTGCCGGCCTTCTCCCTGGCCACGTGCATCTACCTGTCCGCCTCGCTGCCTCTGTGCGGCAACCGCATACAGAAAGTCTTTTGCGCCAACTGGAACGTGGTCAAGTTGTCGTGCGTGCCGACCACGCTCAACAACGTGGTGGGCATGCTGGTCACCGTCACCACCGTCTTCTGTCCCCTGGTCTTCGTGCTGTACACGTACGCCCGCATCGTCAAAGCCTGCTGGAGACGCTCGGCCGAATTCAAAGGCAAGGTTTTCCAGAGCTGTTCGGCGCACGTGGTCACCTTCGTCATCTTCTCCATCACGGCCTTTTGCGACATCGCCCTCAGCAGGTACGACCTGGAGGAGATGAACCCCTTCGCCGCCGTCATTTTGTCCCTGGAGTTTGTCGTCATTCCGCCTTTTCTCAACCCTCTGGTGTACGGCATGAAGCTGCCGGAGATACGCCGGCACATTTCCAAACTGCTGGGAGTCACCGATTGA